In Flavobacterium sp. WV_118_3, one DNA window encodes the following:
- the rpmD gene encoding 50S ribosomal protein L30, translating into MAKILVKQVKSQINCPLSQKRTLEALGLRRLGQVVAHDANPAILGMVNKVKHLVSVEEAN; encoded by the coding sequence ATGGCGAAAATATTAGTAAAACAAGTTAAAAGTCAAATCAATTGTCCTCTTTCTCAAAAGAGAACTCTTGAAGCTTTAGGTCTTAGAAGACTAGGACAAGTTGTTGCACACGATGCAAATCCTGCTATCCTTGGAATGGTAAATAAAGTTAAACACTTAGTTTCTGTAGAAGAAGCTAACTAA
- the rplO gene encoding 50S ribosomal protein L15, whose product MNLSNLQPAEGSVHNQNKRLGRGEGSGKGGTAARGHKGAKSRSGYSKKIGFEGGQMPLQRRVPKFGFKNINRVEYQGINLDTLQLLVDNGVVTDTVDFAVLVDNRLATKNSLVKILGRGELKAKLKVTAHKFTATAKAAIEAAGGEAVTL is encoded by the coding sequence ATGAATTTAAGTAACTTACAGCCAGCTGAAGGTTCAGTACACAACCAAAATAAAAGATTAGGTAGAGGAGAAGGTTCTGGTAAAGGTGGTACCGCTGCACGTGGACACAAAGGAGCTAAGTCTCGCTCTGGTTATTCTAAGAAAATTGGTTTCGAAGGAGGGCAGATGCCTTTACAGAGACGTGTACCTAAGTTTGGTTTCAAAAACATAAACAGAGTAGAATATCAAGGTATCAATTTGGATACACTTCAGTTATTAGTTGATAACGGAGTAGTAACCGATACAGTTGATTTCGCTGTTTTAGTAGACAATCGTTTAGCAACAAAAAATAGCTTAGTAAAGATTTTAGGAAGAGGAGAGCTTAAAGCAAAACTAAAAGTAACTGCTCACAAATTTACTGCTACTGCAAAAGCGGCTATCGAAGCTGCAGGAGGAGAAGCCGTAACTTTATAA